One genomic segment of Naumovozyma castellii chromosome 7, complete genome includes these proteins:
- the NOP15 gene encoding rRNA-binding ribosome biosynthesis protein NOP15 (ancestral locus Anc_2.167): MAKVTNKKDLVEKKKVEEEKPKSEENIELQSLNEESSLSEEESEIEGLSEAESEDEDGSKAQKHKIKTLDPKKKKQQTQEKDSNKKKPLAEYSSILYVSRLPQGFHERELSKYFSQFGDLKEVRLARNKKTGNSRHYGFIEFANKDDANIAQDAMNNYLVMGHLLQVRLLPKGAKIEKLYKYKKRAFTQMKIKKTAKELKERAHTKHEERMNKLTEAGIDFAWE; encoded by the coding sequence ATGGCCAAAGTGACGAATAAGAAGGATCTAgtggagaagaagaaagtagaagaagaaaagcCAAAATCTGAAGAGAATATTGAACTACAATCTTTGAACGAagaatcatcattatcgGAAGAAGAAAGCGAAATTGAAGGTCTTTCTGAAGCTGAAagtgaagatgaagatggcTCCAAGGCTCAAAAGCATAAAATTAAAACATTAGAcccaaagaagaagaagcaacaAACTCAAGAAAAGGATTCCaataagaagaaaccaCTTGCTGAATATTCAAGTATTCTTTACGTAAGTAGGTTACCCCAGGGGTTTCATGAAAGAGAATTaagtaaatatttttctcaatttggtgatttgaaagaagttAGATTGGCTAGAAATAAGAAGACAGGAAATTCCAGACATTATGGGTTCATTGAATTCGCCAATAAGGATGACGCTAATATTGCTCAAGATGCCATGAACAATTATTTGGTAATGGGTCACTTATTGCAAGTGCGTTTGCTACCAAAGGGTGCCAAGATTGAAAAGTTGTATAAATATAAGAAGAGAGCCTTTACCCaaatgaagataaagaagacCGCCAAGGAGTTGAAGGAACGTGCTCATACCAAGCATGAAGAGAGAATGAATAAACTAACAGAAGCTGGTATTGATTTCGCATGGGAATGA
- the CYB5 gene encoding Cyb5p (ancestral locus Anc_2.166), which produces MSQVYSYQQIAEHNKPDDAWIIIEGKVYDVSKFLDEHPGGDEIIFELAGQDATEHFLDIGHSDDALQILRKLRIGELDKESKPVEVVKPVNVTRDSNENGGILVAILGFICLCIAYYYLNE; this is translated from the coding sequence ATGTCACAAGTTTACAGTTATCAGCAAATTGCAGAACATAATAAGCCAGATGATGCATGGATCATCATTGAAGGCAAGGTCTACGATGTCTCCAAATTTTTAGATGAACATCCAGGTGGagatgaaattatatttgaattagCTGGACAAGATGCTACTGAACATTTCCTTGATATTGGCCATTCAGATGATGCTTTACAAATTCTAAGGAAACTTCGCATTGGTGAATTAGATAAGGAAAGTAAGCCTGTTGAAGTTGTAAAACCAGTAAACGTCACCAGAGATTCTAATGAAAATGGTGGAATTTTGGTGGCAATTTTGGGGTTTATTTGTCTATGCATTGCATACTACTATTTAAACgaatga